The genomic window acaacacatacacacaaatacaaatacacacgcacaaacacacaggggtagattttaataaagtacgcccgcgcgtacttttgttcgcgcaccaggcgcgaacaagagtatgccagattttaatagatacgcgcgtagccacgcatatcctttaaaatctggggtcggtgcacgcaaggctgtgcaaaattggcagcctgcgcgcgctgagcagtggagcctgcctccatttcctccgaggccgctccgaaatcagagcggcctcagagggaactttctttccaccccccacaccttcccctcccttcccctacctaacccacccccccagccctatctaaaccccccacctttgtttgaagagttacgcAGCCGGCGTGCATAACTTGCGCACGTCGGctgcacgattccccggcccgggagctgttttggaggcctcaaccatgccccggAAAtgccccaggccggaaccatgcccgcggccccacccccagatgaCACGCCACtgcgacacgccccgacacgccccccaggaaagccccgggacttacgcgcgtcccaaggcttgcgtgtgccgccgagcctattcggcgcgcgcagggggaacttggggcaggttttcgggggtacgcgcgtatcttacatgcgtacccctttgaaaatctgccccacaatgcaTACACAAAATGCACACACAAGACACACACATATAGCTTCCCTGTCTCAGACACAGCTtctctcactcaaacacacacacacataaacaatcAACTACACAGCACATACAGCACACAcatcaaacacaaacacacatatggAAATATGCAACACCACTAAACATATACACAGAAACATGTGTAACCCCTGAGCAGGACAGATTCTTTTCTGGCACCCAGGGGCATATAGAAAGAAAATGGGGATGGACCCTTTCTGCAAAACACTCCTTTTAGCTCTTTAAGTCTCTCCCTCACTCCACAATTTGGGAAAGAACAGTTCTACTACTCTGCTTTTCACAACACAAGCCCCTTTTCCTTCCTCCGTATGCTGCCCTGATAACTATCACTGTTcttgcatccaataaacacactAAGAATGGtgttttccaacttctttactgatagttgatcagATGACTGAATGATATATACAGCTTCAATTCTTTTCTCAAGCAAAACtcataaataataagacagcagaaagattaataaacttgtgactctaCTTCTCCAGCAAGGTCTCTCAATTACTTTGGAAGCATTTTGTTTACACTGAATTCCTTCTTCTTATCAATTACTCCAAATTTTCACGTTTATCATATTGAAATTAGATCAATCCTCCTTCAAGCCCCAATTATATTTTCAGCACTTCCCACTGAAGGTGGTTAGGATACAGTCCCAATATTTTATCCAAACTTAGTCCCAGGTTTAATACATCTCCTAAATCCTCTTGAATTCTTTAGTTCCTTAGGCAGTGCCTGGTGAGCACTTTACTCTCCCTTGTATTTTACTTAGGATAGCAGCaaaaagttcttgttacctttaccggctcatttttttccctttacatCATTGGCCAGGATCCTTACTTTCGGATTAATTTTTCCACACTTTTGGTTCTTTCAGAATGAAAGACACCACTTTCCCAGTGGTTTAGTTACTGAGTCCTGGGTACCAAGGTCCATCAGCTCCCAATGGAACAAAAATAGTTTCTGAAcccaaaaatgggaaaaatcaagcaagagaCAGGAAGtgtggaataaaacttccttgcctcaaaaCAGAAGAGAATGTGCAAAAATAGTTCATTCAAAGTTGAAACTCCTCAAcatcaggtcactgtcaggtctatcctctgaaggagagataGCACATTGAAGGTCTTTCTTATCCCAAATCCAGCTTTGAATACAGAGATGCCCCAATCCATTGCAACAAGGGGGATTGGTTTTCCTAGGGAATTCTTCAATAGTTGAATTAAGAGCAAAAGCAAGCAGAATTTGGTCAATAGGAGGCCAACCTTCAACAAGGAAAATTCCATACTCCTATCCTATAAATTAGGAGAAAAATAGAAGACAGGAGGCAGAAAGTTCCTGCGACAAccaaatccaaactaaaatccacaGGGATGGATGATGCTTTGGGATGATAAACCGCCAGGCCCCATCATCTGTCATTCTTACATGgaggagcaaaacccaaaccttccATTATAAACATCTACCATGATCCTCACCAATTAATTAGTACACACCAAAGGTTCcctacatatacatgcacaagcacacacacatacacatataaacataaaacatgcACATATACTAAAGAACAACACATACAcaagtatatatacatatataacatTAACGAGCATATAACACTCACACGCAAGCACATATCATAAACAATATACACACAAATaccagcaaatatgcacatataaacatgcaaacacatacacatgaaaCATGCACGTCAACAgacaacacacatacacatgcaaacacacCTAGATCGATTATATTCTTCATTTTAATattcattcctttccaaataatttccaacattctatttgctttttgaccactgccacacactgaccctagtatataaaaatgttgtccacaagatcctttttctgaatggGTAATTCCTAATGCAGAATCCAGCATTGATTATTGTATGTAAGGGTTGCTTTACTCCATTACTAATTGTTTTACCTTTTTTCCAGCTATAagatgggccaatacagtaaagcgcggccgcagttaccccgtttctaacccgctttttactcacaatttggccgcgtaagtccaacccacgattcactatTCATTTTAACCCTTCCTttccgcttctttaaatcaacgggtaaccctttccgcctgcggcatgtatatgatatgtaaacgatcggattatctattccctcccatacagtaacgtgcgccccgattatcgcctttctaacctgcagttttgccgcgtgtttaacctgctaatttaccgcctaccctgaccctggcattagtgtggtctTCGATCAGCTTCTTACCGGActgcgccatggacaacatgtatattattgctctggtgctatttttcattcggttgagaaggagaatgagaaatgctcgtcTGAGAAATGCTggaaatgctcggcagattggagaggtgaacagggggggccggcagcaaggagaacccatccgaccgaagaacccagcagcaagaccggaggaggtatgtgataTGTTTTGGTTTAACTGTACCATCCATACGTCCATGCCTGGGCCTCTCTGCGGCTCCGGACATGGACATAGAGATCGGTGCCCGTAAAGAACGGCGTCCATGTCTTGGACGCCGGAGCAATGTGCGCCCATAAACATAGGCATTCgtaaaggcagagacaggacCGCCTCTATAGAAGCCAGAAAGATGGGCGCACATCTCTCTGGTCGGCCAAAGAGATGTGCGCCCGTAAACATAGGCGTCCATAAAGGTGGAGACAGGACCGCCTCTACGGATGGCGGAAAGATGGGCGCACAGAGAGATGGGCGGCCAAAGAGATGTCTGCCCGTAAACATGGGCGTCCGTAAAGGCGGAGACAGGACCGCATCTATGGACGCCGGAAAGATGGGCGCACAGAGAGATGGGCGCCCAAAGAGATGTGCGCCAGTAAACATAGGCGTCCATGCTTCTTTTTTCAATCtgtatatattttctgtttttcttaatGTGACAGATTGTGTGTCAGCTATATCTGcattgaaaacattttaaaaaacaattaaaaaaatacttagctGTAGTTTACTCTGAACAGTCATAGAGGTTtatctttccctttctctctggCCACATTGATCTGTAACATAATTTTTGTGTGCTGCCATTCAAACTATACACCAGAGAGCCCACAGTGTGGCAGATGTAAGCAAGGATTTATATGTGTTCATCTATTAATTTGAATTTTGTGTGTTTTCCTCTTGTATTCCATGCAGGCAGAGCACCGTGCCATCGGCATGCCAGGCCATCAGCGGGCCATCGACAGGCCGAGACGTTTCATTCACACACGGGCAACGCTTTTTGGCATGTGTGAGCGAGATGTTGTCCGAACCTACCGGCTGAGCTCACGGGCAATCTTGTCCCTCTATGAAGATCTGCGTGAGGACCTAGACCCACTGGCCTTTCAAAACAATGCTGTGACAGGATTGAATAAACTTCTGTGcgccttaaatttttttggtaccGGAGGTTTTCAAAACCCAGTGAGTGTAATTGCCGGTATGACGCAGGCCTCTGTTTCGCATCATCTGTcacaggtgttgaaggccatgatgaagccGATGAGGAAGTACATCATCTATCCTATGAATCCAGCTGAACTGCAACAGATCCGCAGCGGATTCATGGATATTGCAGGGATGCCCAACGTGTTGGgcgctatcgactgcactcatattGCGTTTACCCCCAGGTTGGATGAAGAGAGTGTGTTCCggaatcgcaagcacttccattccatgaatgtgcaaGTGGTTTGCGATACATGCCTTCAGATTCTACATGTTGTAGTGAAgtttcctgggagctgccatgacgcCTACATTCTCACACTTTCAGCTCTGGGGACCCAATTCCCAGAAGGAAAGTATGGTGAAGgttggctacttggtaagtgacaatAGCTACTTCCCGTGATTCTGTCATGTGTTCTGGTCTCCATATGTTAAGGATGATTGGTATACGTTTATGATGTCATTCAATGTTTATGGTGTTTTGCGCTGCGAAGTTGTTTTTGATGCATCCCACATTATTGATCCTATAGGTGATggtggctatggctgtaagccctggttgctaactccactccagtccCCATGCACAGCTGCCGAAAAacgctacaatgaggctcatggcagcaccagaaacgtgATTGAGCgcacttttggagttctgaagggGCGTTTTTGATGTCTGGATCACTCAGGGGGAGCCCTGAaatacagtgcagaaaaggtggtgagcataattgttgcctgctgcatgctacacaacatttgtcagagATTCTGTATGCATGCAGAGGTTGACGAAAATTTGCCACCCAATCCGCCCGTGGAGCTGGCAGATGAAGCAGACAACACTGCACGGGGTCATAAAGTCCGACGAAGGATCATCGACAGTTATTTCTCTTGTAAGTTAAAATTCAAACATTACGTTTCATTACTACTGTTAGAGTGCCACTCCTGTCTACAGTGCCCCATGATGATGTGGCACTTTCATTGTAATTCATAGCTGTGCTTAATTGTAGATATTAATCATTTCTGTACCTACTTGTCCTATTTactcttggctttttttttttctttttgtttcagaatCCGagatagatttatttaaaaattcacccctcaGAACAGAACATATAACCGGAAGATGACCCCTCCATCAAACCCTGAACAATTCACATCGATTTTCTCATTTTATGCATATTTTCTGAAATGTTATTTGTCTTAAAATGTTAAAAGTTTGTCAACCCATTGAAACCTGATTAATTCTTTCCCCTTGTATGGTCATCTAGGCCTTTTCCAGCCACTGAAATATTAACAATAGCATATGGTTATTTATGGTTGAATAAATATCCCTTGATGCGTTAAATCGATATAATGTTTACAAACATTCAACCGACATCTAGTTTTCCTTCTCTGAATATGAAAGCTTTTCCCAGCAATAAAAATCTGTTTTTCAAGGTTCCATTAACATTTCATGGAGTGATACTTAAATAATGTGTGGCAACCCATTGTATACAACATTACCTGTCTTTTATACTCTTGCATGTAGAGCGCCCCTCCAGCAAaagggatttccccccccccccccccccaggcccttcTCCAGCAGTCTGCGCCTTCATACCAGGCCTAGAGGATGTGGTGGCATCGACATTGTGAACATGGTATGTTCCCCCCGCCAACCGCAGTAACAATGAAGCTCTTATTCCCACCTACAGCATGGTCTGTTCCCTTGCCATGCCCATCCTATCCCCCATGTGTAACCCTATAAGAATTTGCAAGTAGTAATAAATTTGATAACTTTACCCTTTTTGTACATATGCAATGATGGATGTGACATAAAAGGATACGTACTCAAattgcaaacaaaataaaacttttatttGACATTTTAGGAATGGTTGACGGAAGGAAGTTTTGAGGCAATTTCTTGGATTGCGCCGATCAATGCCACCATACATTCTCTAATAGCATTTGCTTGAGCGGCCATCCCAGCGTTGAGGTCGGCTCTCAGCAATCGCACTTCCTGGAGGAGTTGCTCATTATGACGATCCTGATGTGAGGTTATTCCAGTCAGAAATTGCTCGCTTAGGCCATCATTGCCAAAAAGTGACAGTTCGAGGTCCGGTACCACTGGTGCAACTTCCTCAATCTGTGGCACGTCAATCAGTAGCTGGGATGGTTCTGGGTCTTCAAATGTTTGCGGGGGTGCAGAATCGTGGAGGTCCAAGTTAACTTCAGGTGCTTCGCTGAGAGGGACATCGTACAGATCCAGTGTTACCATGTCCTCTGTTGACATCTGTTGGCTGGGGGAGTCTCCGCTCGGCATTGGAAAGATGAATTCAGGGTCCGAGCTGGATTCCTCACTGTTACCATTGCCATTGTCTGTTGTTTCTGTGGATAAAGATATAGAAAGAGGTCGCGGTCATTACATAAGCTGGGAAGAGTTCATCGGAATTTATAGCAGTACAGTTGTCAAACAAAATCTTAATATATATGGTATTGAACAAAAATTTTTATGGCAGGAGAGACTTGACATATTTGCTAAATGCTATCAGATAGTATTGCCACAAGTAAGGTTACGGTAGGGCAATCAATGATGCACATTATAATGACGGTAGCAAAAATTCAAACTGTTGAAAAAAAGAGCGATCACACTCGTCACCCATACAGTTAACATGCTATGGTAACCAGATTTAGCTGTATACATACCTCCACATGCTGCCGAGTCGGCACCGTACTGCGTCTGCACGCCCACCACGACCTCCTTCCTCATAGTTCggagaaccatctcctccacagGTGTCAGCACGATGCTGCATGGTGGCCCTCCACTGGTCCTCTTTGCAGAGGCATCGATTTTAGTGGCCTTCTCTTTTACTTCTTTCTTGGTGTCCCGCCACCGGTGCTGCACCTGTTTTACATCCCTGGGTGTCACAGAAAGGGAGCTGACATCCTGGGCAATCTTTTCCCAAATCTTTTTCCTGCTGTTACACGAAATCTTCGACTTGAAGAGAAGGTCATGTTTTTCGCATACCGCACGGCACAATACTTCTTTCTCTTCATCCATAAAGCGAGCGTTATGGGTTCGCTTTACGGATGGCTGGCTCGCACTTTGCGCAGCTCGATGACATGCCGCTCTACCTCAGCGATAGTGCGCTTTCCTGACATGTTAAACTTGAACAGTAATAAAGAGCACATGATTAATGGGCAGCACTGCGGATATTAAATCTGTTAAATATACTTAAATGTATTGAGGTCCCTGTATAGCATCGAGCAAGAGCCATTCCATAAATGGTTCCTGGTCTCCGGGCTCCACCTCCACCCATGCAATGCTTTGCTTTCTGGGCATCATTGTCTGAATCGGAGAAAATAATGATGGGAACATGGGGTTAATGAACGATGAAAGTGTAGCAAATGATAACAAAGGCACAGGGCGCAATGGATAGCATACTTCCAACAGTTTAAACCGAAAcacccaaaacagaaaaaaagcaaagaagaggGTGACATAAACAGGTAACAGTTAAATACAAGACATCTAGAACAGTAAATATCAAACAGTTAAATACCAAACATCTAGAacagtaaaaaagcaaataaaatagctACATATACAGGAACAGCAAGTAACAAACATCAGAAACAGATTgaatgcaaagaagagggaaaCATAACCATGTTACATTGAAATAACAAACTTCAAAAACACAGTAAATGCGAAAAAGAGGCTAGCATATACAGGTACTGTAAATAACAAAACATCGAAATCTCCTCCAAGAGGAGTGGCGTGCATACAGCAAACACCCACCGTGCAAATCTTAAACTAAATTACTACTACCAAATAGAAGAGGCGAACAAAATATAGCAAacaggaaaatgaaaaacagaccTTCCACCATGGATACCGAGGCCGTGGAGGGTAGCGAGAAAAAGGCGGGAACATCCTTGTTTGTCGGCCATTTTAACTGGCCAAACGTGGCACGGCGCTCGCACATGCAATGACACGTCTGGACAGCCATTTTCTAAAACGTTTTCAGGATGCCGAGAGGGCGGTTGCCAAACTTTACAGAAGGGGATGTCTGGCTGCTGGCCGAACTGGTCGCCGCGGATGAGCGGCACCTCTTCTTCCGctgggcactaacgcacctctttctaccacaccttactgtatcggccagagAGTAGGGTAATGTATTTTTAAGACTATCTGTAAGATTTTTCCCAcccaggatgctgggattgatcaAGCTCCCCTTCATAAACTGGTTGGAGCATATATAAGGTATGGTTGGTTGTAGATTTCTTTTTGGATCCTGGCAGGCCCCACAGCCTGAAGAATCAGGAAGAACAAGACAGAAATCTTGCTAGAGGCCTCATGTACCTAGAGGTACTACCTTGAACAGGAAGAGGGGagtattttttatcttttaattagTTGCTTGTTTTATTGACTTGCTCCCAGTTCAGGAAGGCAAACACCCGTGCTTGAAGGGATTGGGATATGAGTTCTCTTTACCCTGTGTCCAGTTAACAGTGAGGACTGTGGTTGCCCAACAGTGAGAACTGACGTTTGAGATGATTTTGCTTTACCTTGGATAGAAAAGAGTTTTTTTCTACCACCATCTCCCTACCTACTTCGGAAGAGATTATTCTACTTTTCCCAT from Rhinatrema bivittatum chromosome 3, aRhiBiv1.1, whole genome shotgun sequence includes these protein-coding regions:
- the LOC115088520 gene encoding putative nuclease HARBI1, whose amino-acid sequence is MGVRKGGDRTASMDAGKMGAQRDGRPKRCAPAEHRAIGMPGHQRAIDRPRRFIHTRATLFGMCERDVVRTYRLSSRAILSLYEDLREDLDPLAFQNNAVTGLNKLLCALNFFGTGGFQNPVSVIAGMTQASVSHHLSQVLKAMMKPMRKYIIYPMNPAELQQIRSGFMDIAGMPNVLGAIDCTHIAFTPRLDEESVFRNRKHFHSMNVQVVCDTCLQILHVVVKFPGSCHDAYILTLSALGTQFPEGKYGEGWLLGDGGYGCKPWLLTPLQSPCTAAEKRYNEAHGSTRNVIERTFGVLKGRF